A single window of Leptolyngbya ohadii IS1 DNA harbors:
- a CDS encoding universal stress protein produces MIEKILLANSGTGHTEEMLKALMDIPMIQRAKVTVLHVVSPQVTAEGMTQKWEEGGKILASAIQTLNLDPGQVNAMLREGDPKDIVCRVAEEIDSDLIIMGSRGLKRIQSILENSVSQYVFQLASRPMLLVRDDIFVKKISRIMVALDKSDTSKDSLKLATSLVRDIKNGQLILVHTNPDLKLKPGEIAANPNEDPVLIPAITEAKKLGINYKCIAPEGKPGERICQVAEELNVDLLILGSPDRRPSIAKGLPDLDRLMGQSLSDYVRVQANCPVLLVRPSGS; encoded by the coding sequence ATGATAGAAAAAATTTTGCTGGCAAATTCTGGTACAGGACACACCGAGGAGATGCTCAAGGCTCTAATGGACATCCCCATGATCCAGCGAGCGAAGGTGACTGTCCTGCACGTCGTCTCACCCCAGGTTACTGCTGAGGGAATGACCCAGAAATGGGAGGAGGGCGGGAAAATTTTGGCAAGTGCCATCCAGACGCTTAATCTCGACCCTGGACAGGTCAACGCCATGCTGCGCGAGGGAGACCCCAAAGATATCGTCTGCCGCGTTGCCGAGGAAATCGATTCTGATCTGATCATCATGGGTTCGCGTGGTTTAAAGCGAATTCAATCGATTTTGGAAAACTCCGTCAGCCAGTATGTCTTCCAGCTTGCGTCTCGCCCGATGCTGCTTGTGAGGGACGACATTTTTGTCAAGAAAATTAGCCGCATTATGGTTGCCCTGGACAAGTCCGACACCTCAAAGGACTCCCTGAAGCTAGCAACTTCCCTGGTACGGGATATCAAGAACGGTCAGCTTATCCTCGTTCACACTAATCCCGACCTGAAGCTGAAGCCCGGTGAAATTGCCGCCAACCCCAACGAAGACCCGGTGCTGATTCCCGCCATCACGGAAGCCAAGAAGCTGGGCATTAACTACAAGTGCATCGCCCCCGAAGGTAAACCTGGTGAGCGCATTTGCCAAGTCGCCGAAGAACTCAATGTCGATCTCCTGATTCTTGGCTCACCCGATCGCCGTCCCTCGATCGCCAAAGGGCTACCTGACCTCGATCGTTTGATGGGTCAGTCGCTTTCCGACTATGTGCGTGTTCAGGCAAACTGTCCGGTATTACTGGTGCGACCGTCTGGTAGCTGA
- the psbM gene encoding photosystem II reaction center protein PsbM, translating into MQVNDLGFVATILFVLVPAVFLIILYIQTASRQNNS; encoded by the coding sequence ATGCAAGTTAATGATTTAGGTTTTGTCGCGACGATTCTGTTTGTACTGGTGCCTGCGGTATTTTTGATTATTCTTTATATCCAAACCGCTAGTCGGCAGAATAATTCGTAG